One Bacillus oleivorans genomic window carries:
- the tsaE gene encoding tRNA (adenosine(37)-N6)-threonylcarbamoyltransferase complex ATPase subunit type 1 TsaE: protein MEQSYHCENEKELIALGELLGRLLRPKDVIALEGDLGAGKTTFTKGIAKGLDIERVVNSPTFTIVKEYHGRVPLYHMDVYRLEDSDEDLGFDEYFYGEGVTVVEWAHLVEEYLPPERLTIHIQYEGSGGRKLVFIPTGQRYYELCEELHHERASH, encoded by the coding sequence ATGGAACAAAGTTATCATTGTGAAAATGAAAAAGAACTGATCGCTTTAGGTGAATTATTGGGCAGGCTGTTAAGGCCTAAAGATGTTATTGCCCTTGAAGGGGATTTGGGAGCAGGGAAAACAACCTTCACTAAAGGAATTGCAAAGGGATTAGATATCGAAAGGGTTGTGAACAGCCCAACCTTTACGATTGTTAAGGAATACCACGGCAGAGTACCGCTTTATCATATGGATGTTTATCGGCTTGAGGATTCCGATGAGGATTTGGGCTTTGATGAATATTTTTATGGAGAGGGCGTAACCGTCGTAGAATGGGCTCATCTAGTAGAAGAGTACTTGCCGCCTGAACGGTTAACCATTCATATTCAGTACGAAGGATCGGGAGGAAGGAAACTTGTATTTATTCCAACCGGCCAGAGATATTACGAATTATGTGAGGAGCTTCATCATGAACGTGCTAGCCATTGA
- the rimI gene encoding ribosomal protein S18-alanine N-acetyltransferase, producing MMNNNNEAVSSALFRFMTLGDLDDIMDIEHQSFTLPWKRDAFVRELTSNPYARYWVVEINGKVVGYSGVWIVMDEAHVTNIAVLPEYRGHGFGKQLLIKTMQLAQSYNAKVVTLEVRVSNIVAQNLYRSLGFQPGGIRKGYYTDNNEDGLIMWVNI from the coding sequence ATGATGAATAATAATAATGAGGCTGTATCAAGTGCACTTTTTCGGTTTATGACCTTAGGTGATTTAGATGATATTATGGATATTGAACATCAATCCTTTACCCTGCCGTGGAAACGGGACGCATTTGTTCGTGAATTAACCAGTAATCCCTATGCGCGGTATTGGGTCGTCGAAATCAATGGCAAAGTCGTGGGTTATAGCGGTGTATGGATTGTGATGGATGAAGCGCATGTTACGAACATTGCCGTGCTTCCCGAATATCGGGGTCATGGGTTTGGAAAGCAATTATTGATCAAAACGATGCAATTAGCGCAAAGCTATAACGCGAAAGTAGTGACTTTAGAAGTGAGAGTTTCGAACATCGTTGCTCAAAATTTATATCGATCCCTTGGTTTTCAGCCAGGTGGTATTCGAAAGGGCTATTACACAGATAATAATGAAGATGGTCTAATTATGTGGGTGAATATATAA
- the tsaD gene encoding tRNA (adenosine(37)-N6)-threonylcarbamoyltransferase complex transferase subunit TsaD has product MERTESIILAIETSCDETAAAIVKNETELLSNVVASQIESHKRFGGVVPEIASRHHVEQITLVIEEALKKAKLTMDDIDAVAVTEGPGLVGALLVGVNAAKALAFAHGKPVIGVHHIAGHIYANRLIHEMKFPLLSLVVSGGHTELILMKEHGHFEVIGETRDDAAGEAYDKVARMLELPYPGGPHIDRLAHEGKPSYSLPRAMLDEDSYEFSFSGLKSAVINTIHNAKQKNEEIIKENIAASFQQSVIDVLVTKTKRAVEQFGVKQLLVAGGVAANKGLRIELEKAFQHSDVEVIIPPLSLCTDNAAMIAAAGAISYRKGKFGTMAMNGEPGLPIEIMN; this is encoded by the coding sequence ATGGAGCGAACCGAATCAATAATCTTAGCAATTGAAACATCTTGTGATGAAACAGCGGCTGCAATAGTAAAAAATGAAACGGAACTGTTATCAAATGTGGTAGCGTCTCAAATTGAAAGTCATAAAAGGTTTGGCGGTGTGGTACCTGAAATTGCCTCTAGGCATCATGTGGAACAAATCACATTGGTCATTGAAGAGGCTTTGAAAAAAGCAAAGCTGACCATGGATGATATTGATGCAGTTGCGGTTACTGAAGGTCCGGGACTTGTAGGAGCTCTGCTAGTCGGAGTCAATGCAGCCAAAGCTTTGGCCTTTGCCCATGGTAAGCCAGTGATCGGCGTTCACCATATTGCGGGTCATATATATGCCAATCGATTAATTCACGAAATGAAGTTCCCATTGCTTTCTTTAGTGGTTTCTGGTGGTCACACGGAACTGATTTTAATGAAGGAGCATGGGCATTTTGAAGTAATTGGGGAAACAAGAGACGATGCGGCTGGCGAAGCTTACGATAAGGTAGCTCGAATGTTGGAATTACCGTATCCGGGGGGACCGCATATCGACAGGCTTGCTCATGAAGGAAAGCCGTCCTATTCGCTTCCGCGTGCGATGTTAGATGAAGATTCCTATGAATTTAGTTTTAGCGGATTAAAATCAGCAGTTATTAACACCATCCACAATGCTAAGCAGAAAAATGAAGAAATTATTAAGGAAAATATAGCAGCCAGTTTTCAACAAAGCGTTATCGATGTACTAGTTACAAAGACAAAAAGAGCTGTAGAACAATTTGGTGTAAAACAGCTTTTAGTAGCAGGTGGTGTAGCTGCCAACAAAGGTTTAAGAATCGAGTTAGAAAAAGCATTTCAACATTCAGACGTAGAAGTGATTATTCCGCCATTATCTCTTTGTACGGATAATGCGGCAATGATTGCAGCTGCAGGTGCGATTTCTTACAGGAAGGGTAAGTTTGGGACAATGGCCATGAATGGCGAGCCGGGTTTACCAATTGAAATAATGAATTAA
- the tsaB gene encoding tRNA (adenosine(37)-N6)-threonylcarbamoyltransferase complex dimerization subunit type 1 TsaB — MNVLAIDTSNYALGIAIINDKKVIGEYITNMKKNHSIRVMPAIQRLLEDCDLSPMDLDKIVVAHGPGSYTGVRIGVTIAKTLAWTLKIPLVGVSSLEILAADHLFFPGIICPLFDARRSQVFTGIYRYEDGRLNLILGDQLLLLPDLLNELKKRNECVLFVGNDVELHQERIVEELGEKANFAPFTHQNPRPSLLAKIGLDQKGVTGDALHAFVPHYLRLAEAEAKWREARKNDE; from the coding sequence ATGAACGTGCTAGCCATTGATACATCTAATTATGCACTAGGTATTGCCATTATTAATGACAAAAAAGTGATAGGCGAATATATTACCAATATGAAAAAAAATCATTCGATTCGGGTGATGCCTGCGATTCAAAGATTGTTAGAAGACTGTGATTTGTCGCCGATGGATCTAGATAAGATCGTAGTTGCTCATGGACCTGGGTCTTATACGGGGGTTCGAATTGGTGTTACAATTGCTAAGACATTAGCGTGGACTTTAAAAATACCTCTAGTTGGGGTATCCAGCTTAGAAATTCTGGCAGCAGATCACTTATTTTTCCCAGGGATCATCTGCCCGCTATTTGATGCAAGACGCAGTCAAGTCTTTACAGGTATTTATCGTTATGAAGATGGACGTCTGAACCTGATTTTAGGGGATCAGCTTCTATTGCTGCCTGATTTATTGAATGAGTTAAAAAAACGGAACGAATGTGTCCTTTTTGTTGGGAATGATGTAGAGCTTCATCAGGAGAGAATTGTTGAAGAATTGGGAGAGAAAGCAAATTTTGCTCCTTTTACCCATCAAAACCCTAGGCCTAGTTTATTAGCTAAAATTGGACTTGATCAAAAGGGTGTGACAGGAGATGCCCTGCATGCATTTGTTCCGCATTATTTAAGATTAGCTGAAGCAGAAGCAAAGTGGCGAGAGGCGAGGAAAAATGATGAATAA
- a CDS encoding ABC-F family ATP-binding cassette domain-containing protein — MILLQASQLTKSFGAEAILSNIKLEVKTKDRVALVGRNGAGKSTLLKIIAGELSYDSGEIIKPKSVSIGYLSQDTGLESSKSIWDELESVFQHLKAMEKKLRKMEIDMSDPELLENPVKYEKHLQEYDQLQVSFKEQGGFQYEADIRSILHGLQFHDKDYQSPIQLLSGGQKTRLALGKLLLTRPDVLILDEPTNHLDIETLTWLERYLQTYEGAVLVVSHDRYFLDKIATQVYELSRTKIIPFAGNYSNYLRLKADMYEKELKAYEKQQEEISKLKDFIQKNLARASTTKRAQSRRKALEKMELLDRPQGDEKSAHFSFDIDRQSGNDVLKVEHAAIGYGQKPICTDITFQMKRKDSIALIGPNGIGKSTLLKTLIKQIPLLDGEFQFGANVTIGYYDQEQANLRSNKRVLDELWDNYPGLPEKEIRTVLGNFLFSGDDVLKPVSALSGGEKARLALAKLMMEKSNVLILDEPTNHLDLDSKEILENALIDYPGTILFVSHDRYFINRIATKVVELTGDGTKEYLGDYDYYLTKKEELEEVKKLEAQAEIAAQLNTLNTTVRKLSYEEEKEQKRLERQKKRQVEELEMKIERLELEIESIQEELYKPENIEDHQKLLELQTKQEKLHAELDQTVEEWTLLAEEIETAPKS, encoded by the coding sequence ATGATTCTATTACAAGCTTCACAGCTAACTAAATCCTTCGGAGCTGAAGCGATTTTATCCAATATAAAATTAGAAGTAAAAACTAAAGACCGAGTTGCCCTCGTTGGGAGAAATGGTGCGGGTAAATCAACTCTCTTAAAAATTATTGCAGGAGAGCTCTCCTATGACAGTGGCGAGATTATCAAACCTAAGTCGGTTTCAATCGGCTACCTTTCTCAGGATACAGGGCTCGAATCTTCTAAATCCATTTGGGATGAACTTGAAAGTGTCTTTCAGCATTTAAAAGCGATGGAAAAAAAGCTAAGAAAAATGGAAATCGACATGTCGGATCCGGAATTGCTCGAAAATCCAGTCAAATATGAAAAGCACCTGCAAGAATATGACCAGCTGCAGGTAAGCTTTAAAGAACAAGGCGGCTTTCAATACGAGGCGGATATCCGTTCAATTTTACATGGCCTTCAATTCCACGATAAAGATTATCAGTCACCCATTCAGCTTTTAAGCGGCGGACAGAAAACGAGATTAGCACTGGGGAAGCTTTTATTAACACGTCCAGATGTCCTTATTTTGGACGAGCCTACGAACCATTTAGATATTGAAACGCTTACCTGGCTCGAAAGGTACCTGCAAACGTATGAAGGTGCGGTTCTTGTTGTTTCGCATGACCGCTATTTTTTAGATAAAATTGCTACACAAGTCTACGAACTTTCCAGAACGAAAATCATCCCGTTTGCGGGGAATTATAGTAACTACCTCCGTCTAAAAGCTGATATGTACGAAAAAGAGTTAAAGGCTTACGAAAAACAGCAAGAAGAAATTAGCAAATTAAAGGATTTTATTCAAAAAAATCTGGCTCGTGCTTCGACGACAAAACGGGCACAGAGCAGACGAAAAGCATTAGAAAAAATGGAGCTGCTTGACCGCCCGCAAGGAGACGAAAAATCTGCTCATTTTTCATTCGACATTGATAGACAAAGCGGAAACGATGTCTTAAAAGTTGAGCATGCTGCAATCGGTTATGGACAAAAGCCTATTTGTACAGACATTACTTTTCAAATGAAACGAAAAGACAGTATTGCTCTTATAGGTCCAAACGGTATCGGGAAATCAACTCTTCTCAAAACATTAATTAAACAGATTCCATTATTGGATGGTGAATTTCAATTTGGAGCTAATGTGACAATTGGCTATTACGATCAAGAACAGGCTAACCTGCGCTCCAATAAAAGAGTTTTAGATGAACTGTGGGATAACTACCCTGGTTTGCCTGAAAAAGAAATTAGAACGGTATTAGGAAACTTCCTATTTTCGGGTGACGATGTCTTAAAGCCTGTTTCCGCCTTAAGCGGAGGCGAAAAAGCGAGACTTGCCCTGGCGAAACTTATGATGGAGAAATCAAACGTACTAATTCTGGACGAACCGACAAACCACCTAGATTTGGACAGTAAAGAAATTCTGGAAAATGCCCTTATTGACTATCCTGGTACGATTTTATTCGTTTCCCACGACCGTTATTTTATCAACCGTATTGCGACAAAAGTAGTTGAGCTTACGGGTGATGGAACAAAAGAATATTTGGGTGACTATGATTATTATTTGACCAAAAAGGAAGAACTTGAAGAGGTCAAAAAACTAGAGGCTCAAGCTGAAATTGCGGCACAACTAAATACTTTAAACACGACTGTACGTAAACTCTCTTACGAAGAAGAAAAAGAACAAAAACGGCTCGAGCGTCAAAAAAAGCGGCAAGTTGAAGAATTAGAAATGAAGATTGAACGACTCGAACTGGAAATAGAATCAATCCAAGAGGAACTCTACAAGCCTGAAAATATCGAGGACCACCAAAAACTGCTTGAGCTTCAAACTAAACAAGAAAAACTCCATGCAGAACTGGACCAAACAGTAGAAGAATGGACTTTATTAGCTGAAGAAATTGAAACGGCCCCTAAAAGTTAG